In one Phycisphaeraceae bacterium genomic region, the following are encoded:
- a CDS encoding response regulator codes for MSTPHPTADPVTAADHTADLDLRQSTILVVDDNTQNVELLQAYLEALPCKTITAGDGVEAMKIVETALAEAGSGSSAGTAIPDLILLDVMMPRMSGFEVCRKLKEDPATRSIPIMMVTALNELGDIERGVESGTDDFLTKPVNKLELITRVKSLLRVRHLKRELDRTMAYIQDIQGRPHVPGVAGASPGSVRPDSETERYQDLDDDADPGKGPIA; via the coding sequence ATGAGCACCCCCCATCCAACAGCCGACCCTGTCACCGCAGCAGACCATACGGCGGATCTGGACCTGCGCCAGTCAACCATCCTGGTGGTGGACGACAACACGCAGAACGTGGAACTGCTGCAGGCCTATCTGGAAGCACTGCCCTGCAAAACGATCACCGCGGGTGACGGCGTGGAGGCGATGAAGATCGTTGAGACCGCACTGGCTGAGGCGGGTTCAGGCTCATCAGCAGGCACAGCCATCCCTGACTTGATCCTGTTGGACGTGATGATGCCCCGGATGAGCGGGTTTGAGGTTTGTCGAAAGCTCAAGGAAGACCCTGCCACCCGGTCCATCCCCATCATGATGGTGACAGCGTTGAACGAGCTGGGTGACATCGAACGCGGTGTCGAGTCGGGTACCGATGATTTTCTCACCAAGCCGGTCAACAAACTTGAGCTGATCACGCGCGTCAAGTCGCTCCTGCGTGTGCGGCATCTGAAGCGTGAGCTGGACCGAACGATGGCCTACATCCAGGACATCCAGGGGCGGCCGCACGTTCCGGGGGTCGCGGGCGCCTCGCCGGGCAGCGTGCGGCCGGACTCCGAAACGGAGCGATACCAGGATCTCGATGACGATGCGGACCCGGGCAAGGGGCCAATCGCGTAA